The Egibacteraceae bacterium genome includes a window with the following:
- a CDS encoding monovalent cation/H+ antiporter complex subunit F, translated as MTIVTTICLAGLALAGALCLLRLVRGDSLADRIVALEALLLVSVSGIAVNAVRTGATAFLDALVVTALIGFISQVTVARFIEKRGAR; from the coding sequence ATGACGATCGTCACGACCATCTGCCTCGCCGGCCTGGCCTTGGCCGGCGCGCTGTGCCTGCTGCGCCTGGTACGCGGGGACTCCCTCGCCGACCGCATCGTGGCGCTGGAGGCGCTCCTGCTCGTCTCGGTCAGCGGCATCGCCGTCAACGCCGTGCGGACCGGTGCCACCGCCTTCCTCGACGCCCTCGTGGTGACCGCGCTGATCGGCTTCATCAGCCAGGTGACCGTGGCGCGCTTCATTGAGAAGCGGGGCGCCCGATGA
- the mnhG gene encoding monovalent cation/H(+) antiporter subunit G, protein MSMLDVVVAVLLLFGVTLALLAAIGLQQFPDVFARMHSATKPATLGLVAILGATALHIGDAGAVAKLVLVAILQFITAPVGAHMVGRAAYRAGTELSPLTTIDELAETGLGRPRQEQPEAHEGLPE, encoded by the coding sequence ATGAGCATGCTCGACGTGGTCGTCGCCGTGTTGCTGCTGTTCGGCGTCACGCTGGCGCTGCTGGCCGCCATCGGCCTGCAGCAGTTCCCCGACGTGTTCGCACGGATGCACTCGGCGACCAAGCCGGCCACGCTCGGTCTGGTCGCCATACTGGGCGCCACGGCCCTGCACATCGGGGACGCCGGCGCGGTCGCGAAGCTGGTCCTGGTCGCGATCTTGCAGTTCATCACCGCGCCGGTCGGAGCGCACATGGTCGGGCGAGCCGCCTACCGGGCCGGGACCGAGCTGTCGCCCCTGACCACCATCGACGAGCTGGCCGAGACGGGGCTCGGCCGTCCCCGCCAGGAGCAGCCCGAAGCGCACGAGGGCCTGCCCGAGTAG